Proteins found in one Quercus robur chromosome 2, dhQueRobu3.1, whole genome shotgun sequence genomic segment:
- the LOC126713458 gene encoding calcium-dependent protein kinase 11-like has translation MKNQTTSSQSTTTTTTTTTPTPPPKPATTVLPYQTPRLRDHYLIGKKLGQGQFGTTYHCTHKSTGAFYACKSIPKRKLLCREDYEDVWREIQIMHHLSEHPNVVQIKGTYEDSLFVHLVMELCGGGELFDRIVQKGQYSEKEAAKLIKTIVGVVEACHSLGVMHRDLKPENFLFDSPADDASLKATDFGLSVFYKPGQAFCDVVGSPYYVAPEVLRKNYGPEADVWSAGVILYILLSGVPPFWAESETGIFRQILQGKIDFESAPWPSISESAKDLIRKMLERDPRKRISAHEVLCHPWIVDDRVAPDKPLDSAVLSRLKQFSAMHKLKKMALRVIAERLSEEEIGGLKELFNMIDTDNSGTITFEELKEGLKRVGSELMESEIKSLMDAADIDNSGSIDYGEFLAATLHMNKMEREENLVAAFSFFDKDGSGYITSDELQHACKEFGLGDVHLEEMIKEIDQDNDGRIDYGEFAAMMRKGDGEVGRSRTMRSNLNFNLADAFGVNDSTVDTKQKQSSV, from the exons ATGAAGAACCAAACCACATCATCacaatcaacaacaacaacaacaacaacaacaacaccaacaCCACCGCCAAAGCCAGCAACCACAGTGTTACCCTATCAAACCCCAAGACTCAGAGACCATTATCTAATAGGCAAGAAGCTAGGCCAAGGCCAATTTGGTACAACATACCATTGTACCCACAAGTCCACAGGTGCTTTCTATGCCTGCAAATCCATCCCAAAGCGCAAGCTTTTATGCAGAGAAGACTATGAAGATGTTTGGAGAGAGATTCAGATCATGCACCATCTTTCAGAGCACCCAAATGTGGTACAAATCAAAGGGACTTATGAGGACTCTTTGTTTGTTCACTTGGTTATGGAGTTGTGTGGTGGAGGTGAGTTGTTTGATAGGATTGTGCAAAAGGGTCAGTACAGTGAGAAAGAGGCTGCCAAGTTGATTAAGACTATTGTTGGGGTTGTGGAGGCTTGTCACTCTCTTGGGGTTATGCATAGAGATCTCAAGCCGGAGAATTTCTTGTTTGATTCACCTGCTGATGATGCTAGCCTCAAAGCCACCGATTTTGGCTTGTCTGTCTTCTATAAGCCCG GACAAGCTTTTTGTGACGTAGTTGGAAGTCCCTATTATGTTGCACCTGAAGTGTTGCGAAAGAATTACGGACCTGAAGCAGATGTTTGGAGTGCTGGTGTTATCCTTTACATCTTATTGAGTGGAGTTCCACCTTTTTGGGCAG AATCTGAAACAGGAATCTTCAGACAGATTTTACAAGGCAAAATAGATTTTGAATCGGCACCATGGCCTAGTATTTCAGAAAGTGCAAAAGATTTGATACGGAAAATGCTTGAAAGGGACCCAAGAAAACGAATTTCTGCCCATGAAGTCCTGT GTCACCCATGGATTGTGGATGACAGAGTTGCTCCAGATAAACCTCTGGATTCTGCAGTTTTATCACGGCTGAAGCAGTTCTCAGCAATGCATAAACTTAAAAAGATGGCTCTGCGT gTCATAGCAGAAAGACTTTCAGAGGAAGAGATTGGTGGTCTGAAAGAGTTGTTCAATATGATTGACACAGACAATAGTGGGACGATAACATTTGAGGAACTTAAAGAGGGTTTAAAAAGAGTGGGCTCTGAACTGATGGAATCTGAAATCAAGTCTCTTATGGACGCA GCTGATATAGACAATAGTGGATCAATAGACTATGGTGAATTTCTTGCTGCTACTTTGCACATGAATAAGATGGAGAGGGAGGAGAATTTGGTTGCAGCCTTCTCCTTTTTTGACAAGGATGGTAGTGGTTACATCACCAGTGATGAGCTTCAACATGCTTGCAAAGAGTTTGGTCTAGGTGATGTCCACCTGGAGGAGATGATCAAAGAAATCGATCAGGACAAT GATGGCCGTATAGATTATGGGGAGTTTGCAGCAATGATGAGGAAGGGTGATGGAGAAGTTGGGAGGAGTAGAACTATGAGAAGCAATTTGAACTTCAATTTAGCTGATGCCTTTGGAGTAAATGACTCAACTGTTGACACTAAACAAAAGCAATCCTCTGTATAG